CAGGAGGGGCAGCCCGTCGGGCACTCGCAGTCGGCGATCGTGTCCCGCGTAGCGGTCAGCCAGACGGTCAATCGCTCGAATCCCCGCTCGGCGAATCCGGCTCCGCCGGGCTGGCCGTCGTAGACGAACACCGTCGGCAGTCCGGTGTCGGGATGCAGCGCGGTGGAGACGCCACCGATATCCCACCGGTCACAGGTGGCGATCAGGGGCAGCAGGCCGATGGCGGCATGCTCGGCGGCGTGCAGCGAGCCGGGCCACCGTTCGACCGGCAAACCGGCCCGCTCGAGCAGTTCGGGAGCCACCGTGTACAGCACGGCCTGGGTGGCCAGGGTCTGCCGGGGGAGATCGAGTTCGATCAGATCCAGCACCTCACCCGACGGCCGGGTCCGCAGGTAGCCGACCACCTGGTGGCTGACCGTCACCCGTGCGAGCGCACTGGCCACCGGACCGTGGTCGCGGTGCACCCGAACCTCGTCGAGCGTGATCTCGGTCACTTCCCGGGCGCTGGTCGTCCAGTCCGGTTCTTCGGCATGGACCAGGGCGAGCCCGCCGATCAGATCCAGCTCGTCGACGACGAACGTTTCGCCCTGGTGGATATGCACCGCTCCGGGGTGCAGTGTGGCCGGCGCCCGGCCGCCGTCGGCGGTACCGACCAACCGGCCGGTGTGCCCGTCGACGATGGCCACCGGCGTACCGAGGCCGCCCCGGATCTGCACCCCGTCGTGCGGGAACGAATCCGCCGTGACGAACCAGCCGTGTCCGCGCCGCCGGATCTCGCCGCGTTCGGCCAGCTCGGTGAGGATCTCCCAGCCGCCCAGATCGCGGACCTCGGTATCGGTCAGGGGTAGTTCCAGCGCGGCGCACAACAGCTGTGGTCCGAGTACGTACGGATTGGCCGGGTCGATCACCGCGGCCTCCACCGGTCGGTCGAGCAGCGCTGCCGGGTGATGCACCAGGTATGTGTCGAGCGGGTCGTCCCGGGCGACCAAGACGACCAACGAGCCGGTGCCGTGCCGTCCGGCCCGGCCTGCTTGCTGCCAGAAGGACGCGACGGTGCCGGGAAATCCGGCGATCACGACGGCGTCGAGTCCGGCGATGTCGACCCCCAGCTCCAGCGCGCTGGTCGTGGCGGCGCCCAGCAGGCTGCCGTCGTCGAGCGCGCCTTCCAGCGCGCGTCGCTCCTCGGCGAGATATCCCGACCGATAGCTGGCTACTCGCTCGGCGAGATCGTGGTCCACCGCGGCGAGGAGCCTGCGGGCACCCATCGCGGTGAGCTCGGCTGCTCGCCGGGATCGTACGAATACCAGGCAGCGCGCGCCTTCGACGACCAGATCGGCCATCATGCGTGCGGTCTCGGCGGTGGTGGACCGTCGCACCGGGGCACCGTTCTCGCCGGTTACCGCAGTCAGCAACGGAGGTTGCCAGAAGGCGATGGTGCGCGCACCGCGGGGTGAGCCGTCCTCGGTCACCGCCGCGCACGGTGCTCCGATCAGTCGTTCGGCTGCCGCTTGCGGTTCGGCCGTGGTCGCCGAGGCGAGAACGAACACCGGCTCGGCTCCGTACCGGGTGGCGAGCCGGCGTAGCCGACGCAGGATCAATGCGACATGCGAGCCGAACACTCCTCGATAGGAATGGCATTCGTCGACGATCACGTACCGGAGGTTGCGAAACAGTCGGGACCAGCGGGTGTGCGATCGCAACAAGCCGGCGTGCAGCATGTCCGGGTTGGTGAATATCCAGCGCGCATGAGCTCGGGCCCATTGCCGGGTCTCGATCGGGGTATCCCCGTCGTAGGTGCAAAGCTGCACGTGTTCAAGGCCCGATTCCACGGCGATTTGCCATGTCGAACGTAGCTGATCGGCACCGAGTGCCTTGGTCGGCGCCAGATACATCGCCGTTGCGCCGGGGTGGTTTGCCAGTGTCGTCAGAACCGGCAATTGATATCCGACTGATTTCCCGGATGCGGTGCCGGTGGCCAGCACGACGTTGTTCCCGGAGAACGCGAGCAAAGCCGCCTCGGCTTGATGAGACCAGAGCGACGACACGCCCCGAGTTTCGTATGCCGAGCGAACGCCGGTCGGGGTCCACTCCGGCCATTCGGCGTGTCGTGCGGAACGTGCCGACAGGTCTGCAACAAAAGTCAGCGGATCTTCGCTCGCCGCCGTGCCGATCGACAGGGAATTGAGCAACGACATTCCGACACTCGGTGAGTTACTGCCGTCTACTTCGGGCTGATCGGTCATGGCATGTGGCTGACGCCGGGTGAATCAAAGATTTGGTCGCGATTGAGAGCAAAGCGCGAGAGCATTTTCTGTTCTGTCTCCGATCCTGCACGAGAGTGCGTTATCAGTACTGCGATACAGCGATATCCGAGGCAACCGTACCGTGGGTTCATGTTTAGCTATTGGGGCACTCACCTGCGAGTTCTCAAGATCAACTAATTTTCCGAATCACCGCCGCAACGCTGTCCAAAGCCCGTCGGCCGTGGTTGACTGGCGAGCGGTCGCAGCTTCTGGGTTCGGCGCGGACATCCGGGTCGAACGCAGAATCGATTGTTGCGAACGGTGTACTTGGTGCTTCCTGCGGGGAACGTGATTAAGTGCAGCGGTCGGAACGGGCCCGGCGGACCGAAGTATCTGTCCGCTGTCCGCAATGTCACAGAAGAAGGAAAAGCATGGCACAGGGGACTGTGAAGTGGTTCAACGCGGAGAAGGGGTTCGGATTCATCGCTCCTGAGGACGGCTCGGCAGACGTGTTCGTCCACTATTCGGAGATCCAGGGCAGTGGGTTCCGCACCCTGGAAGAGAATCAGAAGGTCGAGTTCGAAGTCGGGCAGGGCACGAAGGGCCCGCAGGCCACCGGCGTTCGCGCTCTCTAGAGACGGCTGCTTCGCCGTACTGAAGAAGTCTGATTCGGCCCCCATCGCGTTCGGCGGTGGGGGCCGAACGGCGTTCCGGCGGGTCTTCTCGTCGGTGCGCGTCGTCGCGGAACGTCCTCGGAAGTGCCCTACTTTGGCACTGTGCGCCAACTGTCGTTCTTCTCCGCGGATGCGCTGCCGCCGGCGATCCCGGACTTGGGCGGGCTGCTCGCGTGCGCCGGCCAGGTGGTGCGCCAGGACATCGGTGCGCGGATCTCGGTGCTCGTCGCTGCCGAGTGGCGGGCACACGCAATAGCCGAGTTGATCTCTGCGGCCGGATTGGTCGCCGAGGTGACGGTCACCACGGAGGGCAATCTGTCGGTGCGGACCGCGCTGGTCGCCGAACTACTCCCGCTGGGCAGCCAGTGGCAGCGCGGTGCGGTCAAGTCGGTGCCGGTCGGTTGGGTGCCGGGACCCCGGGCGCTGCGTGCCTGGGCGTTGGCCGCCGGGTCGCCGGAGAACGGCGGGGAGCGATTCGTGCTCGGCATGGACCCGCACGCACCCGACACCTACCCGGCGCTCACGGCCGCGTTGAGCCGGGCCGGCATCACGCCTACCCCGATCGGTGTACGCGGGCCGAATCCGGGCTTGCGGATTGCCGGCCCGCGACGGTTGGCGAAGCTGGTCGACTATCTCGGCGCGCCACCGGTGGCTGCCCCGGCAGCCGACTGCTGGCCGTCCGGATAGCCGGCGCAGGGCGACTGATCAGCGAGTATTCGCGTACTCTGTTGAATTCGATGCCTGCGGACCGGCTGCTGTCGTCCTGCTGCAGTGGTCGGGGGGCGAGTGGAAAGGCATATTTAGACGTGGCAACGCGAGACAACAAAGCAGCGAATTCGTCCTCGCCGGACGGGTCACCGCACCGCCTTGTCATCGTCGAGTCGCCGACGAAGGCCCGCAAGATCGCACCGTATCTCGGTCGCGGTTACACCGTCGAGGCGTCGGTCGGGCATATCCGCGACCTTCCGCGCGGCGCTGCCGACGTTCCGGCCAAGTACAAGGGTGAGCCGTGGGCGCGGCTCGGCGTCGACGTCGATCATGACTTCCAGCCGCTCTATGTGGTCAGCCCGGACAAGAAGGCCAAGGTCACCGAACTGAAGGGCCTACTCCGCGACGCCGACGAGCTGTACCTGGCCACCGACCCCGACCGCGAAGGCGAGGCGATCGCCTGGCATCTGCTGGAGACGCTGAAACCCAAGGTGCCGGTCCGGCGGATGGTGTTCCACGAGATCACCGAGCCGGCCATCCGCGCCGCCGCCGCCGATACCCGTGAGCTGGACAACGACCTGGTCGACGCGCAGGAGACCCGGCGCATCCTGGACCGGCTCTACGGTTACGAGGTCAGCCCGGTGTTGTGGAAGAAAGTGATGCCCAGGCTGTCCGCGGGACGCGTGCAGTCGGTGGCTACCCGGGTGATCGTGCAGCGGGAACGGGAGCGGATGGCGTTCCGCTCGGCGGAGTACTGGGATATCGCAGCCAAGCTGGATGCCGGTGCGACGGCCAGCCCGCGCAACTTCAGCGCTCGGCTGGTGAGTGTGAACGGCGAGCGGGTGGCCACCGGCCGGGACTTCGGGCCGGACGGGCAGCTGAAATCGTCGACCGTGACGGTGATCGACGAACAGTATGCGAACCGGCTTGCCGAGGCCCTGCGCGGCGCCGATCTGGTAG
Above is a genomic segment from Skermania piniformis containing:
- a CDS encoding DEAD/DEAH box helicase, which translates into the protein MTDQPEVDGSNSPSVGMSLLNSLSIGTAASEDPLTFVADLSARSARHAEWPEWTPTGVRSAYETRGVSSLWSHQAEAALLAFSGNNVVLATGTASGKSVGYQLPVLTTLANHPGATAMYLAPTKALGADQLRSTWQIAVESGLEHVQLCTYDGDTPIETRQWARAHARWIFTNPDMLHAGLLRSHTRWSRLFRNLRYVIVDECHSYRGVFGSHVALILRRLRRLATRYGAEPVFVLASATTAEPQAAAERLIGAPCAAVTEDGSPRGARTIAFWQPPLLTAVTGENGAPVRRSTTAETARMMADLVVEGARCLVFVRSRRAAELTAMGARRLLAAVDHDLAERVASYRSGYLAEERRALEGALDDGSLLGAATTSALELGVDIAGLDAVVIAGFPGTVASFWQQAGRAGRHGTGSLVVLVARDDPLDTYLVHHPAALLDRPVEAAVIDPANPYVLGPQLLCAALELPLTDTEVRDLGGWEILTELAERGEIRRRGHGWFVTADSFPHDGVQIRGGLGTPVAIVDGHTGRLVGTADGGRAPATLHPGAVHIHQGETFVVDELDLIGGLALVHAEEPDWTTSAREVTEITLDEVRVHRDHGPVASALARVTVSHQVVGYLRTRPSGEVLDLIELDLPRQTLATQAVLYTVAPELLERAGLPVERWPGSLHAAEHAAIGLLPLIATCDRWDIGGVSTALHPDTGLPTVFVYDGQPGGAGFAERGFERLTVWLTATRDTIADCECPTGCPSCVQSPKCGNGNHPLDKAGALALLDAVLQHLERPAPLPD
- a CDS encoding cold-shock protein; this encodes MAQGTVKWFNAEKGFGFIAPEDGSADVFVHYSEIQGSGFRTLEENQKVEFEVGQGTKGPQATGVRAL